From the genome of Monomorium pharaonis isolate MP-MQ-018 chromosome 2, ASM1337386v2, whole genome shotgun sequence, one region includes:
- the LOC105837726 gene encoding 28S ribosomal protein S10, mitochondrial, translating into MFLSKIPLLRNATAGVVQHESRYPGVLVRESLRNNILPMKFFLSTEQQQDTTREQSSLSINTGTPDKLYKKIEVEVRGNDPAVLKSYGEFAVMAANHLNLNVGRNTAPYKAIHERWTVLKSAHVHKKHRVQYEIRTYYRYLDFLKLTGSTADTFLEYLQRNLPEGVAMKVTKVEIEKLPESIAGMSNT; encoded by the exons ATGTTCCTGTCAAAG ATACCACTTCTTAGAAATGCTACTGCTGGTGTTGTGCAACATGAATCAAGATATCCAGGTGTTCTCGTTCGTGAATCTCTACGAAACAATATACTCcctatgaaattttttttgtcgacCGAACAGCAACAGGATACAACGAGGGAGCAGTCTTCACTTTCAATAAACACA GGTACACCAGATAAGTTGTATAAAAAGATTGAAGTTGAAGTTAGGGGGAATGATCCAGCAGTATTGAAGAGCTATGGAGAATTTGCAGTGATGGCTGCAAATCATTTAAACCTCAATGTAGGAAGAAA CACAGCACCATATAAAGCTATCCATGAACGATGGACGGTCCTAAAGTCAGCTCATGTTCATAAAAAGCATCGTGTTCAGTATGAAATCAGAACTTACTATCGCTacttagattttttaaaattaactggATCGACAGCAGATACTTTTCTAGAATACCTTCAAAGAAATTTGCCAGAAGGAGTAGCAATGAAAGTAACAAAG GTGGAGATAGAGAAATTGCCTGAAAGTATAGCCGGAATGAGTAATACGTAA
- the LOC105837725 gene encoding uncharacterized protein LOC105837725 isoform X2, which produces MEETETSETMQESEQTEVVTCPESDIVMQQDPETYADNIKSDDNDTNKLTPVRMECDQELNNDTDFTADINLDEFDGQKEVTDEDVMHHLDVIENIELDPETFGVDQCMKETNQSDLFTKEREEQEEEKDEVTVIEEEVEEKWYEIKLAEKNDLLRERLSKLARVLIVSYPSYEKWLERIEKIEGSPICKIDPIRRCSLKKPNTNRWKFQCRKKYKQESIKQESDPDSSISNNSQTFWQLEPIGIGAGSTDNVNEFSFPAFVLTAVKIFEDFLQTTVTEDTISSDPLDISMDIDTKKDVDQDNKQQWLCLLVRCNSKDELMLFATGKNISRSTMDRLKQTYESGPGKNCNVKSLYCKSLNKRDDKVVTTFLVGAEALDETVGNLKVQLAPKTNFWCNAAGAWNVVKAVSDLLEPSKKITVLEIGCGIGVIGLTIASKCREVIGVDSPSEVEEAEMTCEINHIYNASFIMGSPSEVVNKLNSARDLYNKTRTTYCIVNAGTNMGRAIEVMTCLRKITSLRRIVMVTTLTKQSVRAILELARPIEQGLGHPFMPVRACVVDTLPTGSHFEVVIQMERRLMHRLTQPWFIKMLEEESKSLANTKTLEKKVNNDKFENAEARIRKNPLAKPELVEKTKTLLAKKITKAVKTGSSSPIKGSPTKGSPAKGSPAKGKMIKLKRDHSPDIIEIKKVPKKNEKPGFKSGQQDVTAKKKNWFHENSALRINPLFEKKARENKEQVDLREKLLSNRIDTDLIQKVNESREILEAAKEKLSGPSPTVDATTAKELKNVLSLVLDQTNKLQTQLPRSVWDRIAPPEPEPKGSVRKELDDDPLLKGRFVQETRAQDIVITTANKEYLETEDNKPKFKKYHNLQPLEPNMVMPVSKKFKSNNNRTEFSQKTFDNRNRQQNQDNSWNRNKSFDGNRWNNTSSMRKPTSPMKRQDLSFRQRASPSDRFSMDKRPLLSPPRRPSSSPRRHLSPDRSYQVHESTPPREYSQRRPISPLRIMVSPSNDRIHEMPTPSRHSFSPLNRTMSPPRRPMQTSGRSMSPIRRHMSPPRPQLSPPRRQVSSMEYDSSVRQLSSERRPLSPMGRMMSPSRSRDMIASRHQSPPMRHFSPHRVSVRGTSPVRRQQSPSRRQLSPPRRQLSPPRRQLSPPRRQGSPNRFADEWDIPSRGAAIEQSSTWQRSMNERSENVWRNERQPTTSENWQALSDNDRYRKPTNQDKPWDVRESSSHGNSWNAKPNMKEQWQTSDNRWPGPSRSGIGDDNWNRSKESLNSRNKEPWMNTNKPRWEQPQSNEWNQGDKDDWNDLPEDARDPWGDEGNLGLQDRWMNDNQAASSINWSREADKGNSWAKSKDNWQNKSQTFPAKSLCQNNNNPNVNDSRWLSLNDMNKKIPSSTNWQGGANNVGTNIGTNVGWQSNYGFQPQRSFVPNLFKDRR; this is translated from the exons ataatataaaatctgatGATAACGACACAAATAAATTGACTCCTGTAAGAATGGAATGTGATCAAGAATTGAACAATGATACTGATTTCACTGCTGATATTAACTTAGATGAGTTTGATGGACAGAAAGAGGTAACAGATGAAGATGTAATGCACCATTTGGATGTGATAGAGAACATTGAATTAGATCCTGAAACTTTTGGTGTGGATCAGTGTATGAAAGAAACTAATCAATCAGATTTGtttacaaaagaaagagaagaacaagaggaagaaaaagatgaGGTAACAGTGATCGAAGAAGAAGTAGAAGAAAAGTGGTATGAAATAAAG CTTGCAGAGAAAAATGATCTTTTAAGAGAAAGACTTTCGAAATTAGCTCGAGTGTTAATAGTGTCTTATCCTTCTTATGAGAAATGGTTAGAAAGAATAGAGAAAATAGAAGGATCACCTATTTGTAAAATAGATCCAATTCGACgttgttcattaaaaaaaccaaataCTAATAGATGGAAGTTTCAAT gcagaaaaaaatacaaacaggAATCTATAAAACAAGAAAGCGATCCAGATTCTTctataagtaataattctcAAACATTCTGGCAACTTGAACCAATTGGAATAGGAGCTGGTAGTACCGATAATGTAAATGAATTTTCATTTCCTGCTTTTGTATTAACAGCAGTCAag atatttgaaGATTTTCTTCAAACAACTGTAACTGAAGACACGATTTCTTCTGATCCATTGGACATATCTATGGATATTGACACAAAAAAAGATGTTGATCAAGATAACAAGCAACAGTGGTTGTGCTTGTTAGTACGTTGCAATAGCAAGGATGAACTCATGCTCTTTGCAActggaaaaaatattagtcgTAGTACTATGGATCGTTTAAAACAGACATATGAGTCTGGTCCTGGAAAGAATTGTAACGTCAAATCTCTCTATTGCAAATCATTGAACAA ACGCGATGATAAAGTCGTTACGACATTCTTAGTGGGAGCAGAAGCTCTAGACGAAACTGTGGGTAATCTGAAAGTGCAGCTTGCGCCAAAGACAAACTTTTGGTGTAATGCTGCAGGTGCGTGGAATGTAGTAAAAGCAGTCTCAGACCTGCTTGAACcctcgaaaaaaattacagtacTTGAAATCGGTTGTGGAATTGGTGTAATTGGACTTACAATAGCATCT AAATGTCGAGAAGTGATAGGAGTTGATTCACCTTCGGAAGTAGAAGAAGCTGAAATGACGTgtgaaataaatcatatatacaATGCATCGTTCATAATGGGATCTCCATCTGAAGTtgtaaataaactaaattctGCGCGtgatttatacaataaaactCGTACGACTTATTGTATAGTCAATGCGGGCACCAATATGGGTAGAG CTATTGAAGTTATGACATGcttaagaaaaattacttcTCTTCGACGTATTGTAATGGTCACTACGTTGACAAAACAATCGGTTCGAGCAATATTAGAACTAGCGCGGCCTATAGAACAAGGGCTCGGTCATCCATTCATGCCAGTTCGAGCATGTGTCGTTGATACATTGCCTACTGGATCTCATTTCGAAGTAGTTATCCAAATGGAACGAAGACTCATGCATAGGCTTACGCAACCGTGGTTCATCAAGATGCTGGAGGAAGAAAGCAAATCGTTAGCCAACACAAAAACTTTAGAAAAGAAAgtcaataatgataaatttgaaaatgctGAGGCacgaataagaaaaaatccgTTAGCGAAACCTGAACTTGTTGAAAAAACTAAAACGTTGCTTGCAAAGAAAATAACTAAAGCAGTAAAAACTGGTTCAAGTTCACCAATAAAGGGTTCACCAACAAAGGGTTCACCAGCAAAGGGTTCACCAGCAAAGggtaaaatgataaaattaaagcgGGACCATTCGCCcgatattatagaaataaaaaaagtgcctaagaaaaacgaaaaacCTGGATTTAAATCAGGGCAGCAGG aTGTTACAGCTAAGAAAAAGAATTGGTTTCATGAAAACTCAGCACTTCGTATCAATCcattatttgagaaaaaagcaagggaaaataaagaacaagttgatttaagagaaaaattgttGAGTAACCGAATTGACACAGATCTAATACAGAAGGTAAATGAGAGTCGAGAAATTCTTGAAGCAGCCAAAGAAAAATTGAGCGGTCCATCTCCCACGGTTGATGCAACGACCGCtaaggaattaaaaaatgtgttgaGCTTAGTTCTCGACCAAACTAACAAACTTCAGACTCAATTGCCGCGTTCAGTGTGGGATCGCATCGCGCCACCTGAGCCTGAGCCAAAGGGTTCAGTAAGGAAAGAGCTTGATGACGATCCTCTTTTGAAAGGACGATTTGTGCAAGAAACTCGTGCTCAGGATATTGTTATTACTACAGCAAACAAAGAATACTTAGAAACTGAAGATAATAAgccgaaatttaaaaaatatcacaacTTACAACCACTAGAGCCAAATATGGTAATGCCGGTatcaaaaaagtttaaatccAACAATAATAGAACGGAATTCTCTCAAAAAACATTTGACAACAGAAATAGACAACAAAACCAAGATAATTCCTGGAATAGGAATAAAAGTTTTGATGGAAATCGTTGGAACAACACAAGTTCTATGAGAAAACCTACCTCTCCTATGAAAAGGCAGGATTTATCGTTTAGACAACGAGCATCACCATCGGATAGATTTTCAATGGACAAGCGTCCGTTACTATCACCACCAAGACGCCCAAGCTCGTCGCCCAGGAGACATCTTTCCCCAGATAGGTCATATCAAGTACATGAATCTACACCTCCTCGAGAATATTCTCAGAGACGGCCAATATCGCCACTAAGAATAATGGTATCTCCTTCTAATGATAGAATTCATGAAATGCCTACGCCATCTAGACATTCGTTCTCACCGCTTAATCGAACAATGTCTCCGCCAAGGCGACCAATGCAAACATCAGGCCGATCAATGTCACCTATTAGACGGCATATGTCGCCGCCAAGGCCACAGTTATCTCCACCGAGACGACAAGTGTCGTCCATGGAGTATGACTCATCCGTGAGACAATTATCTTCGGAAAGAAGACCTTTGTCGCCTATGGGCAGAATGATGTCTCCGTCAAGATCAAGAGATATGATTGCATCGCGACATCAGTCGCCTCCCATGAGACACTTTTCGCCACATCGAGTATCGGTACGGGGTACTTCGCCCGTAAGGCGACAGCAATCCCCTTCAAGGCGACAACTATCCCCTCCAAGGCGTCAACTATCTCCTCCAAGACGCCAACTATCTCCTCCAAGACGCCAAGGTTCACCAAATAGATTTGCGGATGAATGGGATATACCAAGTCGAGGTGCTGCTATTGAACAGAGCAGCACTTGGCAACGGTCTATGAATGAAAGATCGGAAAATGTTTGGCGTAATGAGAGACAACCAACAACGAGCGAAAATTGGCAAGCTTTGTCTGATAATGATAGATATCGTAAACCGACTAACCAAGATAAGCCCTGGGATGTTAGAGAGTCCTCATCTCATGGAAATTCATGGAATGCAAAACCGAATATGAAAGAACAATGGCAGACTTCGGACAATAGATGGCCTGGTCCATCCAGATCAGGAATTGGTGATGATAATTGGAATCGAAGCAAAGAAAGCCTAAATAGTCGCAACAAGGAACCTTGGATGAATACAAATAAACCACGATGGGAACAGCCACAGTCTAACGAATGGAATCAAGGAGACAAAGACGATTGGAATGATCTTCCGGAAGACGCTCGGGATCCCTGGGGTGATGAAGGTAATCTTGGGTTGCAGGACAGATGGATGAACGATAATCAAGCTGCATCATCGATCAATTGGTCCAGAGAAGCTGACAAAGGAAATTCTTGGGCAAAATCTAAAGACAATTGGCAAAACAAGTCGCAAACATTTCCAGCAAAGTCGCTATgccaaaataacaataatccGAACGTAAATGACTCCCGTTGGTTATCTTTAAACGATATGAATAAAAAGATACCATCATCGACTAATTGGCAAGGAGGCGCCAATAATGTTGGAACCAACATTGGAACCAACGTTGGATGGCAATCAAACTATGGTTTTCAACCACAGCGCTCTTTTGTGCCCAATTTGTTTAAGGATCGACGTTAG
- the LOC105837725 gene encoding uncharacterized protein LOC105837725 isoform X1 has protein sequence MDDSLLTEDTEVLANKEEHYEVIDECMEETETSETMQESEQTEVVTCPESDIVMQQDPETYADNIKSDDNDTNKLTPVRMECDQELNNDTDFTADINLDEFDGQKEVTDEDVMHHLDVIENIELDPETFGVDQCMKETNQSDLFTKEREEQEEEKDEVTVIEEEVEEKWYEIKLAEKNDLLRERLSKLARVLIVSYPSYEKWLERIEKIEGSPICKIDPIRRCSLKKPNTNRWKFQCRKKYKQESIKQESDPDSSISNNSQTFWQLEPIGIGAGSTDNVNEFSFPAFVLTAVKIFEDFLQTTVTEDTISSDPLDISMDIDTKKDVDQDNKQQWLCLLVRCNSKDELMLFATGKNISRSTMDRLKQTYESGPGKNCNVKSLYCKSLNKRDDKVVTTFLVGAEALDETVGNLKVQLAPKTNFWCNAAGAWNVVKAVSDLLEPSKKITVLEIGCGIGVIGLTIASKCREVIGVDSPSEVEEAEMTCEINHIYNASFIMGSPSEVVNKLNSARDLYNKTRTTYCIVNAGTNMGRAIEVMTCLRKITSLRRIVMVTTLTKQSVRAILELARPIEQGLGHPFMPVRACVVDTLPTGSHFEVVIQMERRLMHRLTQPWFIKMLEEESKSLANTKTLEKKVNNDKFENAEARIRKNPLAKPELVEKTKTLLAKKITKAVKTGSSSPIKGSPTKGSPAKGSPAKGKMIKLKRDHSPDIIEIKKVPKKNEKPGFKSGQQDVTAKKKNWFHENSALRINPLFEKKARENKEQVDLREKLLSNRIDTDLIQKVNESREILEAAKEKLSGPSPTVDATTAKELKNVLSLVLDQTNKLQTQLPRSVWDRIAPPEPEPKGSVRKELDDDPLLKGRFVQETRAQDIVITTANKEYLETEDNKPKFKKYHNLQPLEPNMVMPVSKKFKSNNNRTEFSQKTFDNRNRQQNQDNSWNRNKSFDGNRWNNTSSMRKPTSPMKRQDLSFRQRASPSDRFSMDKRPLLSPPRRPSSSPRRHLSPDRSYQVHESTPPREYSQRRPISPLRIMVSPSNDRIHEMPTPSRHSFSPLNRTMSPPRRPMQTSGRSMSPIRRHMSPPRPQLSPPRRQVSSMEYDSSVRQLSSERRPLSPMGRMMSPSRSRDMIASRHQSPPMRHFSPHRVSVRGTSPVRRQQSPSRRQLSPPRRQLSPPRRQLSPPRRQGSPNRFADEWDIPSRGAAIEQSSTWQRSMNERSENVWRNERQPTTSENWQALSDNDRYRKPTNQDKPWDVRESSSHGNSWNAKPNMKEQWQTSDNRWPGPSRSGIGDDNWNRSKESLNSRNKEPWMNTNKPRWEQPQSNEWNQGDKDDWNDLPEDARDPWGDEGNLGLQDRWMNDNQAASSINWSREADKGNSWAKSKDNWQNKSQTFPAKSLCQNNNNPNVNDSRWLSLNDMNKKIPSSTNWQGGANNVGTNIGTNVGWQSNYGFQPQRSFVPNLFKDRR, from the exons ataatataaaatctgatGATAACGACACAAATAAATTGACTCCTGTAAGAATGGAATGTGATCAAGAATTGAACAATGATACTGATTTCACTGCTGATATTAACTTAGATGAGTTTGATGGACAGAAAGAGGTAACAGATGAAGATGTAATGCACCATTTGGATGTGATAGAGAACATTGAATTAGATCCTGAAACTTTTGGTGTGGATCAGTGTATGAAAGAAACTAATCAATCAGATTTGtttacaaaagaaagagaagaacaagaggaagaaaaagatgaGGTAACAGTGATCGAAGAAGAAGTAGAAGAAAAGTGGTATGAAATAAAG CTTGCAGAGAAAAATGATCTTTTAAGAGAAAGACTTTCGAAATTAGCTCGAGTGTTAATAGTGTCTTATCCTTCTTATGAGAAATGGTTAGAAAGAATAGAGAAAATAGAAGGATCACCTATTTGTAAAATAGATCCAATTCGACgttgttcattaaaaaaaccaaataCTAATAGATGGAAGTTTCAAT gcagaaaaaaatacaaacaggAATCTATAAAACAAGAAAGCGATCCAGATTCTTctataagtaataattctcAAACATTCTGGCAACTTGAACCAATTGGAATAGGAGCTGGTAGTACCGATAATGTAAATGAATTTTCATTTCCTGCTTTTGTATTAACAGCAGTCAag atatttgaaGATTTTCTTCAAACAACTGTAACTGAAGACACGATTTCTTCTGATCCATTGGACATATCTATGGATATTGACACAAAAAAAGATGTTGATCAAGATAACAAGCAACAGTGGTTGTGCTTGTTAGTACGTTGCAATAGCAAGGATGAACTCATGCTCTTTGCAActggaaaaaatattagtcgTAGTACTATGGATCGTTTAAAACAGACATATGAGTCTGGTCCTGGAAAGAATTGTAACGTCAAATCTCTCTATTGCAAATCATTGAACAA ACGCGATGATAAAGTCGTTACGACATTCTTAGTGGGAGCAGAAGCTCTAGACGAAACTGTGGGTAATCTGAAAGTGCAGCTTGCGCCAAAGACAAACTTTTGGTGTAATGCTGCAGGTGCGTGGAATGTAGTAAAAGCAGTCTCAGACCTGCTTGAACcctcgaaaaaaattacagtacTTGAAATCGGTTGTGGAATTGGTGTAATTGGACTTACAATAGCATCT AAATGTCGAGAAGTGATAGGAGTTGATTCACCTTCGGAAGTAGAAGAAGCTGAAATGACGTgtgaaataaatcatatatacaATGCATCGTTCATAATGGGATCTCCATCTGAAGTtgtaaataaactaaattctGCGCGtgatttatacaataaaactCGTACGACTTATTGTATAGTCAATGCGGGCACCAATATGGGTAGAG CTATTGAAGTTATGACATGcttaagaaaaattacttcTCTTCGACGTATTGTAATGGTCACTACGTTGACAAAACAATCGGTTCGAGCAATATTAGAACTAGCGCGGCCTATAGAACAAGGGCTCGGTCATCCATTCATGCCAGTTCGAGCATGTGTCGTTGATACATTGCCTACTGGATCTCATTTCGAAGTAGTTATCCAAATGGAACGAAGACTCATGCATAGGCTTACGCAACCGTGGTTCATCAAGATGCTGGAGGAAGAAAGCAAATCGTTAGCCAACACAAAAACTTTAGAAAAGAAAgtcaataatgataaatttgaaaatgctGAGGCacgaataagaaaaaatccgTTAGCGAAACCTGAACTTGTTGAAAAAACTAAAACGTTGCTTGCAAAGAAAATAACTAAAGCAGTAAAAACTGGTTCAAGTTCACCAATAAAGGGTTCACCAACAAAGGGTTCACCAGCAAAGGGTTCACCAGCAAAGggtaaaatgataaaattaaagcgGGACCATTCGCCcgatattatagaaataaaaaaagtgcctaagaaaaacgaaaaacCTGGATTTAAATCAGGGCAGCAGG aTGTTACAGCTAAGAAAAAGAATTGGTTTCATGAAAACTCAGCACTTCGTATCAATCcattatttgagaaaaaagcaagggaaaataaagaacaagttgatttaagagaaaaattgttGAGTAACCGAATTGACACAGATCTAATACAGAAGGTAAATGAGAGTCGAGAAATTCTTGAAGCAGCCAAAGAAAAATTGAGCGGTCCATCTCCCACGGTTGATGCAACGACCGCtaaggaattaaaaaatgtgttgaGCTTAGTTCTCGACCAAACTAACAAACTTCAGACTCAATTGCCGCGTTCAGTGTGGGATCGCATCGCGCCACCTGAGCCTGAGCCAAAGGGTTCAGTAAGGAAAGAGCTTGATGACGATCCTCTTTTGAAAGGACGATTTGTGCAAGAAACTCGTGCTCAGGATATTGTTATTACTACAGCAAACAAAGAATACTTAGAAACTGAAGATAATAAgccgaaatttaaaaaatatcacaacTTACAACCACTAGAGCCAAATATGGTAATGCCGGTatcaaaaaagtttaaatccAACAATAATAGAACGGAATTCTCTCAAAAAACATTTGACAACAGAAATAGACAACAAAACCAAGATAATTCCTGGAATAGGAATAAAAGTTTTGATGGAAATCGTTGGAACAACACAAGTTCTATGAGAAAACCTACCTCTCCTATGAAAAGGCAGGATTTATCGTTTAGACAACGAGCATCACCATCGGATAGATTTTCAATGGACAAGCGTCCGTTACTATCACCACCAAGACGCCCAAGCTCGTCGCCCAGGAGACATCTTTCCCCAGATAGGTCATATCAAGTACATGAATCTACACCTCCTCGAGAATATTCTCAGAGACGGCCAATATCGCCACTAAGAATAATGGTATCTCCTTCTAATGATAGAATTCATGAAATGCCTACGCCATCTAGACATTCGTTCTCACCGCTTAATCGAACAATGTCTCCGCCAAGGCGACCAATGCAAACATCAGGCCGATCAATGTCACCTATTAGACGGCATATGTCGCCGCCAAGGCCACAGTTATCTCCACCGAGACGACAAGTGTCGTCCATGGAGTATGACTCATCCGTGAGACAATTATCTTCGGAAAGAAGACCTTTGTCGCCTATGGGCAGAATGATGTCTCCGTCAAGATCAAGAGATATGATTGCATCGCGACATCAGTCGCCTCCCATGAGACACTTTTCGCCACATCGAGTATCGGTACGGGGTACTTCGCCCGTAAGGCGACAGCAATCCCCTTCAAGGCGACAACTATCCCCTCCAAGGCGTCAACTATCTCCTCCAAGACGCCAACTATCTCCTCCAAGACGCCAAGGTTCACCAAATAGATTTGCGGATGAATGGGATATACCAAGTCGAGGTGCTGCTATTGAACAGAGCAGCACTTGGCAACGGTCTATGAATGAAAGATCGGAAAATGTTTGGCGTAATGAGAGACAACCAACAACGAGCGAAAATTGGCAAGCTTTGTCTGATAATGATAGATATCGTAAACCGACTAACCAAGATAAGCCCTGGGATGTTAGAGAGTCCTCATCTCATGGAAATTCATGGAATGCAAAACCGAATATGAAAGAACAATGGCAGACTTCGGACAATAGATGGCCTGGTCCATCCAGATCAGGAATTGGTGATGATAATTGGAATCGAAGCAAAGAAAGCCTAAATAGTCGCAACAAGGAACCTTGGATGAATACAAATAAACCACGATGGGAACAGCCACAGTCTAACGAATGGAATCAAGGAGACAAAGACGATTGGAATGATCTTCCGGAAGACGCTCGGGATCCCTGGGGTGATGAAGGTAATCTTGGGTTGCAGGACAGATGGATGAACGATAATCAAGCTGCATCATCGATCAATTGGTCCAGAGAAGCTGACAAAGGAAATTCTTGGGCAAAATCTAAAGACAATTGGCAAAACAAGTCGCAAACATTTCCAGCAAAGTCGCTATgccaaaataacaataatccGAACGTAAATGACTCCCGTTGGTTATCTTTAAACGATATGAATAAAAAGATACCATCATCGACTAATTGGCAAGGAGGCGCCAATAATGTTGGAACCAACATTGGAACCAACGTTGGATGGCAATCAAACTATGGTTTTCAACCACAGCGCTCTTTTGTGCCCAATTTGTTTAAGGATCGACGTTAG
- the LOC105837727 gene encoding beta-1,3-glucan-binding protein: MLSRGTDRAIVRLIFALACILTRSVFSYVLPDPTFEVLKPQGLRVSIPDAPGLRIFGFHANINKTIRNNEYGQIAGNVYLATDGRWTFEDPDVAIKNKDVLHYWIYAQVDEIHHKRDNQRWTYSPKEDQEVDSQETTQSSSNYEIPTEGRLLLEDNFNFFNESLWKREIKMPLEPDYEFCVYHNQNHEQLMQVRDGHLFIKPIILEDYYGENATAYGKLQLNGCTSMVTVECTRQALSYSILPPVISARFTTKERFVLRYGKIEIRAKFPQGDWLYPEMWLEPRYSTYGPNYESGRVLLGLTRGNENLVNVTDVSKIYDTRRLDFGVRVGESPNKIREILVTKVNEFGPRWTEDFHVYTTIWTNDGFTFLVDGEEVGRMSCDEEEWISGPHADRKSAPFDQEFFVTLGVGVGGIRVFPDDTLSSGIRKPWRNMGVKAMLNFWNSRNQWLPSWRRNNGNKTAFVIDYVKVWAL; this comes from the exons ATGCTCTCCCGCGGAACCGATCGTGCGATAGTTCGACTAATTTTCGCACTAGCATGCATACTCACGAGATCGGTGTTTTCCTACGTGCTACCGGATCCAACTTTTGAGGTGTTGAAGCCGCAAGGTCTTCGAGTCTCTATACCTG ATGCACCGGGTTTAAGAATATTCGGATTCCACGCCAACATCAATAAAACAATTCGCAATAATGAATACGGTCAGATCGCCGGTAACGTCTATTTAGCAACAGATGGCCGTTGGACTTTTGAAGATCCGGACGTAGccataaaaaacaaagatgtACTTCATTATTGGATTTATGCGCAAGTCGACGAAATTCATCACAAAAGAGATAACCAAAGATGGACATATTCCC caAAGGAAGATCAAGAAGTTGACAGTCAAGAAACTACCCAAAGTTCTTCAAACTACGAAATTCCAACAGAGGGCCGATTATTACTCGaagataatttcaatttttttaacgaatcatTATGGAAACGCGAGATAAAAATGCCATTAGAACCG GACTATGAATTTTGCGTATATCACAATCAAAACCATGAACAACTTATGCAAGTTCGTGATGGtcatttattcataaagcCGATTATATTGGAAGATTATTACGGCGAGAACGCAACCGCATATGGAAAATTGCAACTTAATGG ATGTACTAGCATGGTTACTGTTGAATGTACGCGGCAGGCGTTATCTTATAGCATTCTACCACCCGTTATATCCGCACGTTTTACTACGAAAGAACGTTTTGTTCTGCGATATGGAAAGATCGAAATACGTGCAAAGTTTCCCCAGGGCGATTGGCTCTATCCAG AAATGTGGCTTGAGCCGCGATATTCTACTTACGGTCCAAACTACGAAAGCGGTCGTGTTCTTTTGGGTTTGACGCGCGGCAATGAGAATCTGGTGAATGTAACAGACGTTTCGAAGATCTATGACACCAGAAGATTGGATTTTGGCGTGAGAGTAGGTGAATCCCCTAATAAGATTCGAGAAATACTCGTTACGAAGGTAAATGAATTTGGTCCACGGTGGACGGAAGATTTTCATGTGTACACGACGATCTGGACCAACGATGGTTTCACGTTTTTGGTCGACGGTGAAGAAGTTGGCCGAATGAGCTGTGATGAAGAGGAATGGATAAGTGGTCCTCACGCAGACAGAAAATCTGCTCCGTTCGATCAAGAA tTCTTTGTCACTCTCGGCGTCGGTGTAGGTGGAATACGCGTGTTTCCGGATGATACGCTCAGTTCAGGAATACGAAAACCATGGAGAAACATGGGTGTTAAG GCAATGTTGAATTTTTGGAACTCTCGAAACCAATGGCTACCAAGTTGGAGACGAAACAATGGCAATAAGACTGCGTTTGTAATAGATTATGTCAAAGTTTGGGCTCTTTGA
- the LOC105837728 gene encoding uncharacterized protein LOC105837728 — MTLEKLSVILIVLVWTTNSLADNHRSRRSGNEYILHRCTATAELIRKHRNEDIAGISSRKTEEDLAQLQTQQKGSLINATQSEVAKQISSSVYRRMTHMRRRGNGHARRIAAKYLADTPLKTVNINVSQDRPSAFKKKNPLPELARDTSSRKIDSLPHVIIIKSVT; from the exons ATGACACTGGAAAAACTGAGTGTCATTTTAATCGTCCTTGTTTGGACCACTAATTCTCTGGCGGATAATCATCGCTCAAGACGATCAG gtaACGAATATATACTGCATAGATGTACAGCTACTGCAGAATTAATTAGGAAGCATAGAAATGAGGATATTGCAGGGATCAGCTCACGCAAAACCGAGGAAGACTTAGCACAATTGCAAACGCAACAAAAAGGTTCTTTGATTAATGCTACTCAATCTGAAGTTGCAAAGCAAATTTCGAGTAGCGTTTACCGACGTATGACTCATATGAGGAGACGCGGTAATGGGCACGCACGTCGAATCGCAGCCAAATATTTGGCAGATACACCCCTCAAAACCGTGAATATCAACGTATCACAAGATAGACCATCAGCCTTCAAGAAGAAAAACCCGTTACCAGAACTCGCGCGCGATACATCTAGCAGAAAGATTGATTCGTTGCCAcatgtaataattatcaaatccGTAACTTAA